A genomic stretch from Erigeron canadensis isolate Cc75 chromosome 9, C_canadensis_v1, whole genome shotgun sequence includes:
- the LOC122582304 gene encoding uncharacterized protein LOC122582304 — translation MATRMTIAPLVIFALALSMVEYSSCHLLKSSVTCLDCPTDYDLAGIKILVKCKQVKNLAMATTNEHGAFETKLPSSNCQAKILGGPKQLYVSKKTMITNIKIVQERDSYTTSQPLTFYTSCPLSQNKDGKCGARNDAVGESFGSSKTIDLPFPREWGLAPSSYYVPMLPIIGIP, via the exons ATGGCTACAAGAATGACCATAGCTCCATTGGTCATATTCGCATTAGCGCTTTCGATGGTCGAGTACTCGTCGTGCCATCTCTTGAAAAGCTCGGTCACTTGTCTCGACTGTCCAACTGACTATGACCTCGCAG GCATAAAGATACTAGTGAAGTGCAAGCAAGTGAAAAACTTAGCCATGGCTACAACAAATGAGCATGGTGCATTTGAGACAAAACTTCCTTCAAGCAATTGCCAAGCCAAGATTTTGGGTGGACCCAAACAACTCTATGTTTCAAAAAAGACCATGATCACTAACATCAAAATTGTCCAAGAAAGAGACTCCTATACCACATCTCAACCATTAACCTTCTACACATCATGCCCTTTGTCACAAAACAAAGATGGGAAATGTGGGGCCCGAAACGACGCGGTCGGGGAGAGCTTCGGGTCATCGAAGACCATTGATCTACCTTTTCCAAGAGAATGGGGGTTGGCACCGTCTAGCTATTATGTTCCCATGTTGCCTATCATCGGTATCCCGTGA
- the LOC122582303 gene encoding casparian strip membrane protein 1-like: MYLTRKDKEAGNLNLLLKNLSMDSSRSGKESGDIAIPVREVKSSKSGKGAPPVVVPATTRLGKVSPAAAGWKRGVGILDLILRACAIAATLAAAAVMGTTSQNLQFFTQLFQFQASYDDFPTFTFFLIGNAITCAYLVLSLPFSLVCIVRPHIVGARMLLLIFDTLALSLTVAAASAAAAIVYLAHNGNPNTNWPALCQQFNEFCPRVSGAVVGSFLAVAILVVLVVLSAAALRRN; the protein is encoded by the exons ATGTACTTAACGAGAAAGGATAAAGAAGCGggaaatttaaattta TTGTTGAAAAATCTTTCTATGGATTCGAGTCGTTCCGGAAAAGAAAGCGGTGATATCGCAATCCCGGTAAGGGAGGTTAAGTCATCCAAGTCAGGAAAGGGTGCACCTCCTGTTGTGGTGCCAGCCACTACAAGACTTGGTAAAGTTTCACCCGCGGCTGCAGGATGGAAAAGAGGGGTTGGCATTCTTGATCTTATTCTAAGGGCATGTGCCATTGCCGCTACTCTGGCTGCAGCCGCGGTTATGGGGACCACCAGCCAAAACCTACAGTTTTTCACTCAGCTTTTCCAATTCCAAGCAAGCTACGACGATTTCCCTACGTTCAC GTTTTTCTTGATAGGAAACGCCATAACATGTGCGTATCTCGTGCTTTCCTTACCTTTCTCGCTAGTTTGCATTGTTCGTCCTCATATTGTTGGAGCTAGGATGTTGCTCCTTATCTTCGATACG CTAGCGTTGTCTTTGACCGTGGCAGCTGCATCTGCGGCTGCTGCCATTGTCTACTTGGCACACAATGGGAACCCCAATACAAACTGGCCAGCACTTTGCCAGCAGTTCAACGAATTCTGCCCACGAGTTAGCGGGGCGGTGGTGGGGTCCTTCCTGGCGGTGGCCATTCTGGTGGTTTTGGTCGTTCTTTCTGCTGCTGCTCTCCGGAGAAACTAA